A single genomic interval of Deltaproteobacteria bacterium harbors:
- a CDS encoding DUF3786 domain-containing protein, whose protein sequence is MSDELLKIQREYIRRRYDQLPEDMDQRLLAIREKDSFHFKAFGQPCTVSPDGITLGGVPITGPIGVLIALYVFHAVRDPVQIEPVKSFKQIKGTTPYHGAFSARSEKSLIPYVTGIRQNKETLLSVFDGKESEGTKGDSSFILYPLPKVPLQYIFYLADEEFPASVTCLLASNAELFMPVDGLADVGEYTAKRIVEIVTR, encoded by the coding sequence ATGAGCGATGAGCTACTGAAGATCCAACGGGAGTACATAAGACGGCGATATGATCAGCTCCCCGAAGACATGGACCAGCGCCTGCTTGCGATTAGAGAAAAGGACTCGTTTCATTTCAAGGCGTTCGGGCAACCATGCACGGTCAGTCCCGATGGGATCACCCTCGGGGGAGTGCCCATAACGGGACCGATCGGCGTTTTGATCGCTCTGTATGTGTTCCATGCCGTCAGAGATCCGGTTCAGATCGAGCCCGTCAAGTCCTTCAAACAGATCAAAGGAACTACCCCCTACCACGGAGCTTTTTCCGCCCGCTCCGAGAAAAGCCTGATTCCCTATGTAACCGGCATCCGGCAAAACAAGGAAACCCTTCTTTCGGTTTTTGATGGGAAAGAGAGCGAAGGGACGAAGGGAGACTCTTCTTTTATTTTGTATCCCTTGCCCAAGGTCCCCTTGCAGTATATTTTCTATTTGGCCGACGAGGAATTCCCGGCCTCAGTCACCTGCCTTCTTGCTTCCAACGCCGAGCTGTTCATGCCTGTGGACGGACTTGCGGACGTGGGGGAATACACGGCCAAACGGATCGTGGAAATCGTAACTCGTTAG
- a CDS encoding uroporphyrinogen decarboxylase family protein, with translation MTPLERVVATLTGQKPDRVPVILYYQSMLQRDLQFLDYTWEEALWHPRKLFQAVERQYTEYEFDNFFLPCDFRIEGEALGSKVGYTLKTGGGMRMGFIKDWVVKEPKDVLKLKPADPEKDGRMPVVLETIKRLRRKYPDVGIAGFVEGPPDTATDVYAGHYKGFFVEIVRNPKFLHDLLEVVTESAINYAKAMIGAGAAAIATVESMIDEAVSPDQYEEFVIPYHRKIRDAIAPVPYVFHQCEDATPFFDLIVNKVEPAVVAFHEQVDFKWAKEKYGDKVILAAGPAVSKAGNNLVHGTPEDVIKEVRHYLDIGMPGGKFWLTASCEVHHDVKPENLKALVQAARLYGTYN, from the coding sequence ATGACGCCGTTGGAACGCGTTGTGGCCACACTTACAGGACAAAAACCGGACAGGGTGCCGGTGATTCTCTATTACCAGAGCATGCTGCAAAGGGACCTGCAATTTCTGGATTACACTTGGGAGGAAGCGCTCTGGCATCCCCGAAAACTGTTTCAGGCCGTGGAACGACAGTATACCGAATATGAGTTCGACAATTTCTTCCTCCCCTGCGATTTCCGGATCGAGGGAGAAGCCCTGGGCTCGAAAGTCGGTTACACGCTGAAGACGGGCGGCGGAATGCGCATGGGCTTCATCAAGGACTGGGTGGTCAAAGAACCCAAAGATGTACTGAAACTGAAACCCGCCGATCCGGAGAAGGACGGCCGAATGCCCGTGGTTCTTGAAACCATTAAGCGACTCAGACGAAAATACCCTGACGTCGGGATCGCCGGGTTTGTGGAAGGTCCCCCGGATACGGCCACGGACGTATATGCCGGCCATTACAAAGGGTTTTTTGTCGAGATCGTCAGAAACCCGAAGTTTCTGCACGACCTGTTGGAGGTGGTCACCGAATCGGCCATCAACTATGCAAAAGCCATGATCGGCGCAGGCGCCGCCGCCATCGCCACGGTCGAGTCCATGATTGACGAGGCCGTCAGTCCCGATCAGTATGAAGAGTTCGTTATTCCCTATCATCGAAAGATTCGAGATGCCATTGCGCCCGTCCCTTACGTCTTTCACCAGTGTGAGGACGCCACGCCGTTTTTTGACCTCATTGTCAACAAAGTCGAACCCGCGGTCGTCGCCTTCCATGAGCAGGTCGATTTCAAGTGGGCTAAAGAGAAATACGGGGACAAGGTCATTCTGGCGGCCGGCCCGGCGGTCTCCAAGGCCGGTAACAACCTAGTGCATGGAACACCTGAAGATGTCATTAAAGAAGTCAGGCATTACTTGGATATCGGAATGCCCGGAGGCAAGTTCTGGTTAACGGCCAGTTGTGAAGTGCACCACGATGTGAAGCCGGAAAACCTCAAGGCGCTGGTCCAAGCGGCGAGACTGTACGGGACCTACAACTAG
- a CDS encoding PAS domain-containing protein, with the protein MVSPGPQKKSMDSGRIRIEADRKLLLWSKTALDSLSARVAVLDEDGFILETNRAWKEFARASGIRMRPDTVGVNYLSVCDKAEGRGFALARKAAAGIRSVISGESGEFVMEYPCHSPYEKCWYNIRVTRLRLEFEGPMGLVVSHENVTNVKQAHITLRRRDTELQLETLKLEEANAALRRREADLEREAHKLEEANAALRVLVRQRDEDRREIEEKVVSQVKELVQPYLDRLKPGAMDQRYKNLIEVVESNLNDIISPFAHKLSSRFLSLTPSEIRIAGLVKEGFTSKEIAEILSISSKTVEFHRENIRKRLGLKGRRDNLRTHLLTL; encoded by the coding sequence ATGGTATCCCCGGGACCCCAAAAGAAGAGCATGGACTCCGGACGGATCAGAATCGAGGCGGATAGAAAACTCCTGTTGTGGAGCAAGACGGCGTTGGACTCTTTGTCCGCCCGAGTGGCCGTTCTGGATGAAGACGGCTTCATTCTCGAGACAAATCGGGCCTGGAAAGAGTTTGCCAGGGCGAGCGGCATCCGAATGCGTCCGGATACGGTAGGGGTCAATTATCTCTCCGTCTGCGACAAGGCTGAAGGGCGCGGCTTTGCTCTGGCCAGGAAGGCGGCCGCCGGCATTCGATCCGTTATTAGCGGGGAATCAGGCGAGTTTGTTATGGAATATCCCTGCCACTCGCCATATGAAAAATGCTGGTACAACATCCGGGTAACCCGTCTGAGGCTCGAATTTGAAGGTCCCATGGGACTGGTGGTCAGCCACGAAAACGTTACCAACGTCAAGCAGGCGCATATCACGTTACGTCGTCGCGATACTGAACTGCAGCTCGAGACCCTGAAACTGGAAGAAGCCAATGCCGCGCTGCGCCGCCGTGAAGCCGATTTAGAACGCGAAGCGCATAAACTGGAAGAAGCCAACGCCGCCTTACGGGTCCTCGTTCGCCAGCGGGATGAAGACCGTCGGGAAATTGAGGAAAAGGTGGTCTCGCAGGTGAAAGAGCTGGTGCAACCGTACCTGGACCGGCTGAAGCCCGGAGCAATGGATCAAAGATACAAGAACCTTATAGAGGTTGTTGAGTCCAATCTGAACGATATCATCTCTCCCTTCGCTCATAAACTCAGCTCCCGATTTCTGAGCCTCACACCATCGGAGATCCGTATTGCCGGGCTGGTTAAGGAAGGTTTTACCAGCAAAGAAATTGCCGAGATACTTTCCATTTCCTCGAAGACGGTTGAATTCCACCGAGAAAATATCCGTAAGAGGCTCGGTCTTAAAGGGCGTAGAGACAACCTAAGAACTCATCTTCTTACTCTATAA
- a CDS encoding corrinoid protein codes for MSDQLFQQLIDSIVLGKVDEAGSLTQKALDQNIAAMTTVEKALIPAMAIVSEKYEKKEYYLPQMLISSDAFYAAFDLLKEEIKAAGAAGGKAKIVCGVVEGDVHDIGKNLVKTVLEANGFICVDMGRDVPVEDYLDAVAKEKPDFLLLSTLMTPTMLSMKRTVEGLSEEGTREGVKVMIGGGPISWDFAKKIGADFYGDNEKEALRWANSEVEK; via the coding sequence ATGTCTGATCAGCTTTTCCAACAACTGATTGATTCAATTGTACTCGGTAAGGTGGATGAGGCCGGCAGTCTGACGCAGAAGGCTCTGGATCAGAACATTGCAGCCATGACCACGGTGGAGAAAGCCCTCATTCCGGCCATGGCGATTGTCAGTGAGAAATATGAAAAAAAGGAATACTACCTGCCTCAAATGCTAATCAGTTCGGATGCGTTTTATGCCGCCTTCGACCTGTTGAAAGAGGAAATCAAGGCTGCCGGAGCGGCGGGAGGTAAAGCTAAGATCGTATGCGGCGTGGTCGAAGGGGACGTTCATGACATCGGAAAAAATCTGGTGAAGACCGTGCTCGAAGCCAATGGCTTCATTTGTGTCGATATGGGGAGAGATGTTCCCGTTGAAGACTATCTGGATGCCGTGGCGAAAGAAAAACCCGACTTTTTGCTGCTTTCCACACTCATGACGCCCACCATGCTCAGTATGAAGCGAACCGTGGAAGGACTTTCGGAAGAAGGTACCCGTGAGGGGGTCAAGGTCATGATCGGCGGCGGTCCGATATCCTGGGATTTCGCCAAGAAGATTGGCGCCGATTTCTATGGAGATAATGAAAAAGAGGCCCTGAGGTGGGCGAACAGCGAGGTAGAAAAATAA
- a CDS encoding DUF1638 domain-containing protein — MVIGLLICEVLEDEMSFIISQDPELEKVTFVESDPGADLIADLNRRIGDRLTVMKDVSEFIPDPSRRFEILAHVLRVGLHMDKELLQKDVADETKRLDEKSDVIILGYGLCGNVLLNIEDLLSDVKSPLVMPRNEDGSKVDDCVCMVLGGTANYLKHLYEEAGTWFVTPGWLKHWETLLVKELHAPDLETVKWIFDKAAYKRVLMVDTGIGDRDKFRSETEEFAQRFNFYIDEVKGTLELLRKSFDEAKRLAASKRKEVNQGEDREAFAEA; from the coding sequence ATGGTTATAGGGCTTCTGATTTGTGAGGTGCTGGAGGATGAGATGTCTTTTATCATCTCTCAGGACCCGGAACTCGAGAAAGTCACATTTGTTGAAAGCGATCCGGGGGCAGACCTCATTGCCGACCTGAACCGAAGAATCGGTGATCGATTGACGGTGATGAAGGACGTCTCCGAGTTCATTCCCGATCCATCGAGGAGATTCGAAATCCTTGCCCACGTTTTGCGTGTCGGACTGCACATGGATAAAGAACTGCTTCAGAAAGACGTTGCGGATGAGACCAAGCGGCTGGACGAGAAGAGCGACGTAATCATACTGGGGTATGGGCTGTGCGGTAATGTGCTTCTGAATATCGAAGACTTGTTATCGGACGTTAAGTCCCCCCTTGTGATGCCCCGGAATGAGGATGGGAGCAAAGTTGACGACTGTGTGTGCATGGTGTTGGGAGGAACCGCGAACTATCTGAAACACCTGTATGAAGAGGCCGGCACCTGGTTCGTCACTCCCGGCTGGCTCAAACACTGGGAAACCCTCCTCGTCAAGGAATTGCACGCGCCGGACCTCGAAACCGTCAAGTGGATCTTCGATAAGGCGGCGTATAAGAGGGTTTTAATGGTGGACACCGGAATCGGAGATCGAGACAAATTCCGTAGTGAAACGGAAGAATTCGCTCAAAGATTTAACTTTTACATTGATGAGGTCAAAGGGACTTTAGAGCTTTTGAGGAAATCCTTTGATGAGGCCAAGCGTCTCGCGGCATCGAAAAGAAAGGAGGTTAACCAAGGAGAAGATCGTGAAGCATTTGCGGAAGCGTAA